Proteins encoded in a region of the Azospirillum thiophilum genome:
- the oxlT gene encoding oxalate/formate MFS antiporter, with the protein MVRETHGNTARVAPWGGRWMQLAIGIVCMSMIANLQYGWTLFVEPIDDKHGWGRTAIQVAFTIFIVTETWLVPVEGWFVDRFGPRIVVLVGGALCALSWALNAVADSLALLYLAAVIGGIGAGGVYGTCVGNALKWFPDRRGLAAGLTAAGFGAGSALTVVPIATMIETSGFEQTFLVFGLGQGLVILVLAWFLADPPKPGHGRAAVAVAERRHFAPQEMLRTPVFWVMYAMFTMVAAGGLMVTAQLGPIAADMGLVDAPVSLLGLTLPALTFALSIDRVMNGITRPFFGWVSDHIGRENTMFIAFTIEAVGVMALSAYGADPVAFVILTGLVFFAWGEIFSLFPACCADTFGSRFAATNAGMLYTAKGTAALLVPLGNLMVAATGSWQTVFYSVAIVNALAAFLALFILKPMRARYIAASTAAPRLTTRLAD; encoded by the coding sequence ATGGTGCGTGAGACGCACGGCAACACGGCCCGGGTCGCACCCTGGGGCGGGCGCTGGATGCAGTTGGCCATCGGCATCGTCTGCATGTCGATGATCGCCAACCTGCAATATGGTTGGACCCTGTTCGTCGAACCGATCGACGACAAGCATGGTTGGGGTCGCACCGCGATCCAGGTCGCCTTCACCATCTTCATCGTCACCGAAACCTGGCTGGTGCCGGTCGAGGGCTGGTTCGTCGACCGCTTCGGCCCGCGCATCGTCGTGCTGGTCGGCGGCGCGCTGTGCGCCCTGTCCTGGGCGCTGAACGCGGTGGCGGATTCGCTGGCGCTGCTGTATCTCGCCGCGGTGATCGGCGGCATCGGCGCCGGCGGCGTCTATGGCACCTGCGTCGGCAACGCGCTGAAATGGTTCCCCGACCGCCGCGGCCTCGCCGCCGGCCTGACCGCCGCCGGCTTCGGCGCCGGCTCCGCGCTGACCGTCGTGCCGATCGCCACCATGATCGAGACCTCCGGCTTCGAACAGACCTTCCTGGTCTTCGGCCTGGGCCAGGGTCTTGTCATCCTGGTGCTGGCCTGGTTCCTGGCCGATCCGCCCAAGCCCGGCCATGGCCGCGCCGCGGTCGCCGTCGCCGAGCGCCGCCACTTCGCCCCGCAGGAGATGCTGCGCACCCCGGTCTTCTGGGTCATGTACGCCATGTTCACCATGGTCGCCGCCGGCGGCCTGATGGTCACGGCGCAGCTCGGCCCCATCGCCGCCGACATGGGCCTCGTCGACGCGCCGGTCAGCCTGCTGGGCCTGACCCTGCCGGCGCTGACCTTCGCCCTGTCGATCGACCGGGTGATGAACGGCATCACCCGCCCCTTCTTCGGCTGGGTGTCGGACCATATAGGCCGCGAGAACACCATGTTCATCGCCTTCACCATCGAGGCGGTCGGGGTGATGGCGCTCAGCGCCTATGGCGCCGATCCGGTCGCCTTCGTCATCCTGACCGGCCTGGTGTTCTTCGCCTGGGGCGAAATCTTCAGCCTGTTCCCGGCCTGCTGCGCCGACACCTTCGGCTCGCGCTTCGCCGCGACCAACGCCGGGATGCTCTACACCGCCAAGGGAACGGCGGCGCTGCTGGTGCCGCTGGGCAACCTGATGGTGGCGGCGACCGGCAGCTGGCAGACCGTCTTCTACAGCGTCGCCATCGTCAACGCACTGGCCGCGTTCCTTGCCCTGTTCATCCTGAAGCCGATGCGGGCACGCTACATCGCCGCCAGCACCGCAGCGCCGCGCCTGACCACCCGGCTGGCGGACTGA